In one window of Campylobacter sp. DNA:
- a CDS encoding ABC transporter substrate-binding protein: MQRRNFLKLTSALAASGLASPLFAKEAFTIYGAPAMPSLIIGVACMQGQIGKKYDAKLELWRDPDQLRAGVANGEYKVMMSPSNVGVNLVNQGRKIGMVNILTEGLNFVMSKGEKITEFAQLKGKKIVMPFKNDMLDIIVRAIAKKQGISGLNIDYTTSPAESVQLFLAKDYDVAITVEPLASAMILKSKVSGIAVQQGANLSDMWAQAFSVKPIIPQAGIIADTDFYAAKKADFEILNADLTDALAWIKANKQSAAAIGTNFFPAPPPAIFMSIDTSNLCVKKPSEIKDELLKFYEILMEFNPKLIGGAMPKDEFFLC; the protein is encoded by the coding sequence ATGCAAAGAAGAAATTTCTTAAAACTAACGTCTGCGTTGGCGGCTAGCGGGCTTGCTAGCCCTCTTTTTGCAAAGGAAGCCTTCACTATCTACGGCGCGCCTGCGATGCCTAGCCTCATCATCGGCGTTGCGTGCATGCAGGGGCAGATCGGCAAAAAATACGACGCGAAGCTTGAGCTTTGGCGCGATCCCGATCAGCTGCGCGCGGGCGTGGCAAACGGCGAGTACAAGGTTATGATGAGTCCTAGTAACGTGGGGGTGAACCTCGTAAATCAGGGGCGCAAGATCGGCATGGTAAATATCCTCACCGAGGGGCTAAATTTCGTGATGAGCAAGGGCGAGAAGATAACGGAATTTGCGCAGCTGAAGGGCAAAAAGATCGTAATGCCTTTTAAAAACGACATGCTAGACATCATCGTGCGAGCCATAGCGAAAAAGCAGGGCATTAGCGGGCTAAATATCGACTACACCACCAGCCCCGCAGAGAGCGTGCAGCTGTTTTTGGCCAAGGACTACGACGTCGCGATCACGGTCGAGCCGCTAGCAAGTGCCATGATCTTAAAGAGCAAAGTATCGGGCATCGCCGTGCAGCAAGGGGCAAATTTAAGCGATATGTGGGCGCAGGCGTTTTCGGTAAAGCCCATAATCCCGCAAGCGGGCATCATCGCAGATACCGATTTTTACGCCGCGAAAAAGGCGGATTTTGAAATTTTAAACGCCGATTTGACAGACGCGCTTGCGTGGATAAAGGCAAACAAACAAAGCGCCGCGGCGATCGGGACGAATTTCTTCCCTGCGCCGCCGCCCGCGATATTTATGAGTATCGATACGTCGAATTTGTGCGTCAAAAAACCTAGCGAGATCAAGGACGAGCTTTTGAAATTTTATGAAATTTTGATGGAATTTAATCCCAAGCTCATCGGCGGCGCGATGCCTAAGGACGAGTTTTTTCTATGCTAA
- a CDS encoding ABC transporter permease — MLKIDKIRKAQNPAFYVIDYLWGGFASLGAVCFFIAVWQVASEAYGPLILPEPAAVFSKACEILKNFAANDLALSLKRALVGTFLALFAGICSGLAAGYCKSLRAFLNPLITVLLSTPPIVWIVLAIFWFHFGDKSVLFTVVIVVAPMTFASAAQAMASVSTEYTELFDSYKSSILKKLRYLYAPHLIERLLPAIYVAVSNGAKVLVMAELLGANDGIGAKIAEARVNIDTVEVMAYVCLVIAFTALFDYLVTKPLQILLMPWSR; from the coding sequence ATGCTAAAAATCGATAAAATTCGCAAAGCTCAAAATCCCGCGTTTTACGTCATAGACTATCTGTGGGGCGGCTTTGCGAGCCTAGGGGCGGTGTGCTTTTTCATAGCCGTCTGGCAGGTGGCTAGCGAGGCTTACGGGCCGCTTATTCTGCCCGAACCCGCGGCTGTTTTTTCTAAGGCGTGCGAAATTTTAAAAAATTTCGCCGCAAATGATCTAGCCTTGTCGCTTAAGCGCGCGCTTGTGGGCACCTTCCTCGCGCTTTTTGCGGGGATTTGCAGCGGGCTTGCGGCAGGGTATTGTAAAAGCCTGCGAGCCTTTTTAAACCCGCTAATTACCGTGCTTCTTTCGACTCCGCCCATCGTCTGGATCGTGCTTGCGATATTTTGGTTTCATTTTGGCGATAAAAGCGTGCTTTTTACCGTTGTTATCGTCGTCGCGCCGATGACTTTTGCGTCCGCGGCGCAGGCGATGGCTAGCGTGAGCACCGAATACACCGAGCTTTTTGACAGCTACAAAAGCTCAATTTTAAAAAAACTGCGCTACCTCTACGCGCCGCACCTAATCGAGCGGCTGCTTCCCGCGATCTACGTCGCAGTCAGCAACGGCGCGAAAGTGCTTGTAATGGCGGAGCTTTTGGGCGCGAACGACGGCATCGGCGCAAAGATCGCCGAAGCGCGCGTAAATATCGATACGGTCGAGGTCATGGCGTATGTGTGCCTAGTCATAGCCTTTACGGCGCTTTTCGATTATCTCGTGACCAAGCCGCTTCAAATTTTACTGATGCCGTGGAGCAGATGA
- a CDS encoding NnrS family protein yields the protein MSRNFILSARKQGDSAQNLNLRCGPGTSKRSFGAYRDPDACRYRLLGARCDDLGAYRNELLRGGRCCDVGAGRHRLLRDAKCYDFVACIDRLFRDIGRCDLSISGYSLSQDAWRRGFIAPKYELCSRVNCDYSASVLLSGAVRYGFAARNSAKFSSDTYCGSSVSAYLRRVGTNQDTRSRRDSSANVRLRRSPNASDPLQRVSDRPARTACLHCRFGANPDSRLRCGFGADYFKNSGGISTRNFKISASNFTRNFKNLTRSLEAEPVQSFKISALNFIQNFWNSARGREAEPAQSFKDQNLAQDFSQNGKSYDQNSTQSFSQSGRSAEPNSKPSFSQNIKNSERNFPLSFLQGIKNSDQSQNSKHASAQSHAEPNSVQDFSQSSKNSDRNFKTNSMQNQAEPVSPQELKNSEPCPAQRQELGFYAPKFKDERARNFFSHPMRTFILCACFFAALGALSFLAPDALAIDYVSAHKFYFLFLAPSCIYAAFLLTALPDWTNFEGSLKPVSLAFAACLIAAFIASFLNLRLAAAIVALFWAIFFIFAARLLWLDKNSNNFSILAVLAAFCACSAAYGASGDEKFLLSFVHINAAAIAVVSYRISVVIGNEALKEGGLKDAVFIPNFIYKNLAAFLAFALALATPFLSEATCGFIALGIGFLFLAKLRELHYVEILSRHYMAFYYALQAACAAGYAWLGWELIRGGYAAAPLHVIAICYMYGAILFVGMIAGQRHSGISPLNFPRLSRAALVLALLAGVLRAVFAGESFILYVMIPSALFIAAVALYLINFIPIFLKNPFSADPD from the coding sequence ATGAGTAGAAATTTTATCTTGAGTGCGCGCAAGCAGGGAGATTCTGCACAAAATTTGAACTTACGTTGCGGCCCGGGCACAAGCAAGCGAAGCTTTGGCGCGTATCGCGATCCAGATGCGTGCAGATATAGGCTGCTGGGCGCTAGATGCGACGATCTAGGTGCATACAGGAATGAGCTCTTACGGGGCGGCAGATGTTGCGATGTCGGCGCGGGCAGACACAGGCTCTTGCGAGATGCTAAATGTTATGATTTCGTTGCTTGCATAGACAGGCTCTTTCGGGACATCGGACGCTGCGATCTTAGCATAAGCGGATATAGCCTTTCGCAGGATGCCTGGCGCCGCGGTTTTATTGCACCAAAATACGAGCTGTGTAGCCGTGTGAACTGCGATTATAGCGCGAGTGTTCTCTTGAGCGGCGCAGTGCGCTACGGCTTTGCTGCGCGAAATTCGGCGAAATTTAGCAGCGATACATACTGCGGCTCTAGCGTGAGCGCTTACTTACGGCGCGTTGGTACAAACCAAGATACCCGCTCACGCCGCGACTCCAGCGCGAATGTTCGCTTGCGACGCAGCCCTAACGCGAGCGATCCTTTGCAGCGCGTATCCGACCGCCCTGCTCGTACCGCCTGCCTGCATTGCAGATTTGGTGCGAACCCAGACTCTCGTCTGCGTTGTGGATTTGGCGCAGATTATTTTAAAAATTCAGGCGGAATTTCTACGCGAAATTTTAAAATTTCCGCTTCAAATTTTACGCGAAATTTCAAAAATCTAACTCGCAGCTTGGAAGCGGAACCCGTGCAAAGTTTCAAAATTTCCGCTTTAAATTTTATACAAAATTTTTGGAATTCCGCTCGCGGCAGGGAAGCCGAGCCTGCGCAAAGCTTCAAAGATCAAAACCTAGCGCAGGACTTCTCACAAAACGGCAAAAGCTACGATCAAAATTCCACTCAGAGTTTTTCGCAAAGCGGCAGAAGCGCCGAGCCAAATTCCAAACCGAGTTTCTCGCAGAACATTAAAAATTCCGAACGGAATTTCCCGCTAAGCTTCTTGCAAGGCATCAAAAATTCCGATCAAAGTCAAAATTCCAAACACGCCTCCGCGCAAAGCCATGCCGAGCCAAATTCTGTTCAGGACTTCTCGCAGAGCTCTAAAAATTCCGATCGGAATTTTAAGACCAATTCCATGCAAAATCAAGCAGAGCCCGTTTCGCCGCAGGAGCTCAAAAATTCCGAGCCATGCCCGGCGCAGCGGCAAGAGCTAGGCTTTTACGCGCCTAAATTTAAAGATGAGCGCGCGAGAAATTTTTTCTCCCATCCGATGCGCACGTTTATTCTATGCGCCTGCTTTTTTGCGGCGCTGGGCGCGCTTAGCTTTTTAGCACCCGATGCGCTGGCGATCGATTATGTGAGCGCTCATAAGTTTTACTTTCTGTTTTTGGCGCCTTCGTGCATCTACGCGGCGTTTTTGCTTACCGCGCTGCCCGATTGGACGAACTTCGAGGGCTCGCTAAAGCCCGTTTCGCTCGCCTTTGCCGCCTGCCTGATCGCGGCTTTTATCGCGAGCTTTTTAAATTTACGGCTTGCGGCGGCGATTGTGGCGCTGTTTTGGGCGATATTTTTCATCTTTGCGGCACGGCTTTTGTGGCTGGATAAAAACTCGAATAATTTTAGCATCCTGGCGGTCCTTGCGGCGTTTTGCGCCTGCTCTGCGGCCTACGGCGCGAGCGGGGATGAGAAGTTTTTGCTCAGCTTCGTGCATATCAACGCCGCGGCAATCGCCGTCGTAAGCTACCGCATAAGCGTCGTCATCGGCAACGAAGCGCTAAAAGAGGGCGGGCTGAAGGACGCCGTTTTTATTCCAAATTTTATCTACAAAAATTTAGCCGCTTTCCTCGCCTTCGCTTTGGCGCTCGCGACGCCATTTTTAAGCGAGGCGACGTGCGGATTTATCGCGCTTGGCATCGGATTTTTGTTTTTGGCGAAACTTCGCGAGCTGCACTACGTCGAAATTCTAAGCCGCCACTATATGGCGTTTTACTACGCGTTGCAGGCTGCGTGCGCGGCGGGCTATGCGTGGCTGGGCTGGGAGCTGATCCGCGGGGGATACGCTGCCGCGCCGCTGCACGTCATCGCGATCTGCTATATGTATGGAGCGATACTTTTTGTGGGAATGATCGCCGGACAGCGCCACAGCGGAATTTCACCGCTAAATTTTCCGCGCCTAAGCCGCGCGGCGCTCGTTTTAGCTCTACTCGCGGGGGTTTTAAGAGCCGTTTTTGCTGGCGAGAGCTTTATTTTATACGTGATGATCCCCTCGGCGCTTTTCATAGCCGCGGTCGCGCTATATCTGATAAATTTCATCCCGATCTTTCTGAAAAATCCTTTCAGCGCGGATCCGGATTGA
- the recJ gene encoding single-stranded-DNA-specific exonuclease RecJ, translated as MLGKNEIREILKSRFANDRHTKISEIPLPCDLKDTYKAALRIKTAIEENQRIAVVGDYDVDGIVSTVIMSDFFNQIGADYVIKIPNRFTDGYGLNSEIIGELEDVDLIITVDNGTSATEAAEICAQKGIDLIITDHHMPPPVLPRAYAIINPKQPDCTFPNIEICGAQVAWYLVGALKETLGVNYDMASSMDILIIAIIADMMELRDMNRALLRFGIKRLNSSNRACFKAIKEHYFKKHFEFDDISYTIAPLINCTGRMDDATMSYNFLCAKNIREANHYLETINSINNSRKEEEKSLYDEIVKSVDPSDNVIVVWGPQWHEGIIGIVASRLSKTYKKPAIVFSVSDSRAKGSARSIGKFDILELISSQSEILTTFGGHKGAAGVGIDPALLQEFKRRVNERITPKDLSDFSAQDDLLGELDASQIDFELLEILEFYEPYGQKNPRPLFCIKGARARNIREIGKEGKHIKMALDKNGGSAEALFFNYDFLPRAGERVDAIFTISKNNFRGTITPELIIKELTPSES; from the coding sequence ATGCTAGGTAAAAATGAGATAAGGGAAATTCTAAAATCGAGATTTGCGAACGATCGGCATACTAAAATTTCTGAAATTCCCTTACCCTGCGATCTGAAAGATACCTATAAGGCGGCTTTGCGCATAAAAACTGCCATCGAAGAAAACCAGCGCATAGCCGTAGTCGGCGATTACGACGTCGACGGTATCGTAAGCACCGTCATAATGAGCGATTTTTTCAATCAAATAGGCGCGGATTACGTCATTAAGATACCAAACCGCTTTACCGACGGATATGGGCTAAACAGTGAGATCATAGGCGAGCTTGAGGATGTGGATCTCATCATCACCGTAGATAACGGCACCTCCGCGACGGAAGCCGCCGAAATTTGCGCGCAAAAGGGGATCGATCTTATCATCACCGATCATCACATGCCTCCGCCCGTGCTGCCTAGAGCTTACGCGATAATCAATCCGAAGCAGCCTGACTGCACCTTCCCAAATATCGAAATTTGCGGCGCGCAGGTAGCGTGGTATCTCGTGGGCGCGCTAAAAGAAACCCTCGGCGTGAACTACGATATGGCAAGCTCGATGGATATCCTCATCATCGCCATAATCGCCGATATGATGGAGCTGCGCGATATGAACCGCGCACTTTTGCGCTTCGGCATCAAGCGGCTAAATAGCTCGAACCGCGCCTGCTTCAAGGCGATTAAGGAGCATTATTTCAAAAAACATTTCGAATTTGACGATATCAGCTACACGATCGCGCCGCTTATCAACTGCACGGGGCGGATGGACGATGCGACGATGTCGTATAACTTTTTATGCGCCAAAAATATCAGAGAGGCAAACCACTACTTAGAGACGATAAATTCGATCAACAACTCGCGCAAAGAGGAGGAGAAAAGCCTCTACGACGAGATCGTAAAAAGCGTCGATCCCAGCGACAACGTCATCGTCGTGTGGGGTCCGCAGTGGCACGAAGGGATCATCGGCATCGTCGCAAGCCGCCTAAGCAAGACCTACAAAAAGCCCGCGATCGTCTTTAGCGTAAGCGACTCGCGCGCCAAAGGAAGCGCGCGCAGCATCGGTAAATTCGACATTTTAGAGCTGATCTCCTCGCAAAGCGAAATTTTAACGACTTTCGGCGGGCACAAGGGCGCTGCGGGCGTGGGGATCGATCCTGCGCTACTTCAGGAGTTTAAGCGCCGCGTAAATGAGCGCATTACGCCCAAGGATCTGAGCGATTTTAGCGCGCAAGACGATCTGCTGGGCGAGCTGGACGCGTCGCAGATAGACTTCGAGCTGCTTGAAATTTTAGAATTTTACGAGCCGTACGGGCAGAAAAATCCGCGCCCGCTCTTTTGTATCAAAGGTGCGCGCGCCCGCAATATCAGAGAGATCGGCAAGGAGGGCAAGCATATCAAAATGGCGCTTGATAAAAACGGCGGCAGCGCCGAGGCGCTGTTTTTCAACTACGACTTTTTGCCGCGCGCCGGCGAGCGAGTGGACGCGATCTTTACGATTAGCAAAAACAACTTCCGCGGCACGATCACGCCCGAGCTCATCATCAAGGAGCTAACCCCGAGCGAGAGCTAA
- a CDS encoding ATP-binding cassette domain-containing protein, which translates to MLKISNLRYEILRDVIISDFSLQLRAGEVKTLFGPSGCGKTSLLRLVCGLEDKKSGQIENGFKKISFLFQENRLLPNLTALKNIEIFSPAGVSEIYALAAKIGLSPSDLNKFPRELSGGMQKRTAFLRTILSGCDLALLDEPFVGLDRDLRGVLIEILVSKIEREGLACLLVTHDRFEAARLSHEIIELEPKGMGLRRVVSLDEPLSARDDRYEERVVNEQFRGVSYYE; encoded by the coding sequence ATGCTAAAAATTTCAAATCTGCGCTACGAAATTCTGCGCGACGTTATAATTTCAGATTTTTCGCTGCAGCTGCGCGCGGGCGAAGTAAAGACGCTTTTTGGCCCCAGCGGCTGCGGCAAGACTTCGCTTTTGCGGCTGGTCTGCGGGCTGGAGGATAAAAAAAGTGGGCAGATCGAAAACGGCTTTAAAAAAATCAGCTTTTTGTTTCAAGAAAACCGCCTGCTGCCGAACCTCACGGCACTTAAAAATATCGAAATTTTTAGCCCCGCCGGCGTGAGCGAAATTTACGCCCTTGCCGCAAAGATCGGGCTAAGTCCGAGCGATCTGAACAAATTCCCGCGCGAGCTAAGCGGCGGCATGCAAAAGCGCACGGCTTTTTTGCGAACTATCCTTAGCGGCTGCGATCTGGCGCTGCTTGATGAGCCGTTTGTAGGTCTGGATCGCGATCTGCGCGGCGTGCTGATCGAAATTTTAGTCTCAAAGATCGAGCGCGAGGGGCTTGCCTGCCTTTTGGTGACCCACGACCGCTTCGAAGCCGCACGCCTAAGCCACGAGATCATCGAGCTTGAGCCCAAAGGGATGGGGCTTAGGCGCGTCGTGAGCCTAGATGAGCCGCTAAGTGCGCGCGACGATCGGTACGAAGAGCGCGTGGTAAACGAGCAGTTTAGGGGAGTGAGCTATTATGAGTAG
- a CDS encoding cupin domain-containing protein codes for MQHIKNIDAAKAVELASLVEVSPHKVISRTLAQNPALNMTLFAFDGGEEISSHKSDGDAFVYVLEGEGDFTIDGQKHRVKAGQSIVMPAGLPHAIFAPVPFKWFLVVVF; via the coding sequence ATGCAACACATCAAAAATATCGACGCCGCTAAGGCCGTAGAGCTTGCTTCGCTAGTCGAAGTATCCCCTCATAAGGTGATTTCGCGCACCCTCGCGCAAAATCCTGCGCTGAATATGACGCTTTTCGCCTTCGACGGCGGCGAGGAGATCAGCTCGCACAAATCCGACGGCGACGCGTTCGTTTACGTGCTTGAGGGGGAGGGCGATTTCACGATCGACGGGCAGAAACACCGCGTAAAAGCTGGGCAAAGCATCGTAATGCCTGCGGGCTTACCGCACGCGATCTTCGCTCCGGTACCGTTTAAATGGTTTTTAGTGGTGGTTTTTTAG